One Lachnospiraceae bacterium C1.1 genomic region harbors:
- a CDS encoding pectinesterase family protein, with product MKTSARLKRSLASILSAAMLLTSVFGNASLTPVSADDSVTTHGNWEISKDSNGINIANWSDSDFYYHSKSDFKTGTTGAYFNKERKEFNYVASTGSNGKESKGIVQTNNTDYGYCDYKADASGVLSVYIKAAVGKKFYLSKKDKTGDSSVVANFEMVSENAAEKYSEVEGVEITPSDDEEAQTLKIDIDCEAGSTYYMCVSGSKVYVYGIEEDMASINLSGEITGEVDKLPKDYSISFIDEEDNEYEATRSDNSYSVTLRPGDYTATVKGASGYTVSKESKDITVGSDSEQSHDIEIVENDCVTMSGNVKGVDEDYDLSDLEFTFIPEDSTSNDPVKAKVNAEKRTYSAELVSGEKYSLSMNGAKDYELAEEVTAEISENTEKDIELRSIDKYTVSGGFIGLTDIRGEYEKLSISAASISFKNVADEYEYSGEITDNGYKVSLRPGSYQASIESDDYSTTTHVVVEDSSVSRDLLLKAEKTETLEYASEIKVGEDKEYKSIRAAVEAVTKMSRSNDQRVTIVVDPGTYREQVYIDTPNVTLKSASGDRNDTKITWYYGIGYKYYSAVDSHYDPYADYDQYAKGDVVDDWGSAVITTSEAKGFKAENITFENSFNKYMTDEEIADGVEVNGLQSIKVVRRAGTEVRSKSATERAAAYVNYADQTEFNNCAFIGSQDTLYTSNRTFDSYYKNCYIEGQTDFIYGNGDVIFDGCELNFCGYSDKGYAGYLTANSSQTKYLANDGYIFRSCYISYADDSDMLTTPGYFGRTWGNSAKVRFINTRLQKEDMILPAGWSSMSKVNPTDETVSLLEYNTRFAGEAVSTSGRVTGVLDSIDADDYSVENVFTKNGWTPSYYTGDAYSTPEFSKKPSLTSNGDLNALNPGETVTVMYELGDDWADEDASIISWYAVDTDYDNSSLEKTLESAELISTSAASSSKSVQIPMSAAGKYLMVVVTAAVNDGSVGNAEYIVNEGLAAISSTWNDPSNPGSISPGSGINIYLAGDSTVKDYSAEGMYNSKNDPRASWGEFLQDFFNKDYVTVNNYAQGGRSSRSFINEGKLDAILENIREGDYLFVQFGHNDEGNEQKYYIDRFAPLWTKGSGKVLSNFPTIKPEESMMTETPSELSSSISNSKYYAWDCGATFKGYLQYYIDAAIEKGATPVLVTPVSRMYYGTDGKIYDHHDATGTDYFDTAEYGLSKQERCDSYVTAVKEVYEENKDKGVLLVDAYAATRKMFDDAYAACGSDENGKAIMNVTNESTDKTHSNKVGGFIQAAVFAEWIQDAGLDISKYVKKPASVYGDDNTEQYIFELDADSKFKAYDNDHNYQEYWTEIGQKLLDEVAEKHDKINAAVSDNKAASENKVPSENKAPSENKAPSENKAAPENKVPSENKAPSENKAPSENKAASENKAASENKAPSENKAASENKATSENEAPEKTDDKESTEEKDSTVEDDKTLTDDDKKSDEEKDSESDKDASADEEKKSDNNKTTSDNNVSADENKDSESDNEAAADEDTSSDADKSVSDDNAAVSENEAEAAKAANKPYGEVSKTAEVDGISVSVNYCENIPYMGAAVKYAEDLGLSVNIDGQEIPASALKIKVKGKKGAGNPFTVQIKGLKGAYNTAKYKKVKASLKKMEISGTQYAMTVKNAITSKSSASESGQVMVKVKKDGSSVQNVKLVVIYHNAKGAAKTKLVKVKKSDISNYDSAAKTITFSGNLSGSVTVQ from the coding sequence ATGAAGACAAGTGCTAGGTTAAAGCGCTCACTTGCATCGATTTTATCGGCAGCAATGCTCTTAACATCAGTATTTGGAAATGCAAGTCTGACGCCGGTCAGCGCAGATGACAGTGTAACAACACATGGAAACTGGGAAATATCAAAGGACAGTAATGGAATAAATATTGCCAACTGGTCTGATTCGGACTTTTATTATCATTCAAAAAGTGATTTTAAAACCGGAACTACAGGTGCTTACTTTAACAAAGAGAGAAAAGAATTTAACTATGTAGCATCGACAGGCTCAAATGGAAAAGAGTCTAAGGGGATAGTACAGACAAACAATACAGACTATGGATATTGCGATTATAAAGCAGATGCATCCGGAGTTTTGAGTGTCTATATCAAGGCTGCTGTTGGTAAAAAATTTTACTTAAGCAAGAAAGATAAAACTGGCGATTCATCTGTTGTTGCAAATTTCGAAATGGTTTCAGAAAATGCAGCAGAAAAATATAGCGAAGTAGAAGGTGTTGAAATAACACCAAGTGATGATGAAGAAGCTCAAACCCTTAAGATCGATATTGACTGCGAAGCCGGAAGCACTTACTACATGTGCGTATCCGGTTCTAAAGTTTATGTCTACGGCATCGAAGAGGACATGGCAAGTATAAATCTTAGCGGTGAGATCACAGGAGAAGTTGATAAGCTTCCTAAAGATTACAGCATCAGCTTTATCGATGAAGAGGATAACGAGTACGAGGCAACACGTTCAGACAACAGCTACTCGGTAACCTTAAGACCCGGTGATTATACAGCGACAGTCAAGGGTGCAAGCGGATATACCGTTTCAAAAGAAAGCAAAGATATAACAGTAGGTTCAGATTCTGAGCAGAGTCACGACATTGAGATCGTTGAAAATGATTGCGTTACAATGAGCGGTAATGTTAAGGGAGTAGATGAAGATTATGATCTTTCAGATCTCGAGTTTACATTTATACCTGAAGACAGCACATCAAACGATCCTGTAAAGGCAAAGGTCAATGCTGAAAAGAGAACTTACTCTGCAGAACTTGTAAGCGGTGAAAAATACAGCCTTAGCATGAACGGAGCAAAGGATTACGAACTTGCAGAAGAAGTAACAGCTGAGATAAGTGAAAATACTGAAAAAGATATTGAGCTTAGATCAATAGATAAATATACAGTAAGCGGCGGCTTTATCGGACTTACAGATATCCGCGGTGAATATGAGAAATTAAGCATATCAGCCGCATCGATCAGTTTCAAAAATGTAGCTGACGAATATGAATACAGCGGAGAAATTACAGATAATGGCTATAAGGTAAGTTTAAGACCCGGATCATATCAGGCATCGATCGAGTCAGATGACTATTCTACAACAACACACGTAGTTGTAGAGGATTCAAGCGTTTCAAGAGACCTTCTTCTCAAGGCAGAAAAGACAGAAACTCTTGAGTATGCTTCAGAGATCAAAGTCGGCGAGGACAAAGAATATAAGAGCATCCGTGCGGCAGTAGAAGCTGTAACAAAGATGAGCAGAAGCAACGATCAGCGAGTAACGATCGTTGTTGATCCCGGAACATACAGAGAGCAGGTTTACATTGATACACCGAATGTTACACTTAAGAGTGCAAGCGGTGACAGAAATGATACAAAGATCACATGGTACTATGGGATCGGTTATAAATACTATAGTGCAGTAGACAGCCATTATGATCCATATGCAGACTACGATCAGTATGCAAAGGGCGATGTTGTTGATGATTGGGGTTCTGCTGTAATCACAACAAGTGAGGCGAAAGGTTTCAAAGCAGAAAATATTACATTTGAGAACTCTTTCAACAAGTATATGACGGATGAAGAGATCGCGGATGGAGTAGAAGTAAACGGGCTTCAGTCTATTAAGGTTGTACGTCGTGCAGGAACAGAAGTAAGGTCAAAGTCAGCTACAGAGAGAGCTGCAGCATATGTAAACTATGCAGATCAGACAGAGTTCAATAACTGTGCATTCATCGGAAGTCAGGATACACTTTATACATCTAACAGAACTTTTGATTCATATTATAAAAACTGCTATATCGAAGGACAGACAGACTTTATCTATGGTAACGGCGATGTAATATTTGACGGCTGCGAACTCAACTTCTGTGGTTATTCTGATAAGGGATATGCAGGATACCTTACAGCAAATTCAAGTCAGACCAAATATTTGGCAAATGACGGCTATATCTTCAGAAGTTGCTATATCTCATATGCAGATGACAGCGATATGCTCACAACACCCGGATATTTCGGACGTACATGGGGCAACAGTGCAAAAGTAAGATTCATAAATACCAGACTTCAGAAAGAGGATATGATCCTTCCGGCCGGCTGGTCATCAATGAGCAAGGTTAACCCGACTGATGAAACAGTATCACTCCTTGAGTACAACACAAGATTTGCAGGAGAGGCAGTATCAACGTCAGGGCGTGTAACAGGCGTTCTTGACAGCATTGATGCAGATGATTATTCAGTAGAAAACGTATTTACAAAGAACGGCTGGACACCTTCTTATTACACAGGAGATGCTTACAGCACACCGGAATTCAGCAAGAAACCTTCACTTACATCAAATGGTGACCTTAATGCACTTAACCCCGGTGAAACAGTTACAGTAATGTATGAACTTGGTGATGACTGGGCAGATGAGGATGCTTCAATCATCTCATGGTATGCAGTAGATACAGATTATGATAATTCTTCTCTTGAGAAGACACTTGAAAGTGCAGAACTTATATCGACTTCTGCAGCTTCATCATCAAAGAGCGTTCAGATCCCTATGTCAGCAGCAGGCAAATACCTCATGGTAGTTGTGACTGCAGCAGTAAATGATGGATCTGTAGGTAATGCAGAGTATATCGTAAACGAAGGACTTGCAGCTATCAGTTCAACCTGGAATGATCCTTCAAATCCGGGATCAATAAGCCCCGGATCAGGTATCAATATATATCTTGCAGGAGATTCTACGGTTAAGGATTACTCCGCAGAAGGTATGTACAACAGTAAAAATGATCCCAGAGCTTCATGGGGAGAATTCCTTCAGGATTTCTTCAATAAAGATTATGTAACAGTTAACAACTATGCACAGGGTGGACGTTCATCACGTTCATTCATCAACGAAGGAAAACTCGATGCGATCCTTGAGAACATCAGAGAAGGAGACTATCTCTTCGTTCAGTTTGGCCACAATGATGAAGGCAACGAGCAGAAATACTACATTGACAGATTTGCTCCTCTTTGGACAAAGGGTTCAGGTAAAGTACTTTCAAACTTCCCTACTATCAAGCCTGAAGAGAGCATGATGACAGAAACACCTTCTGAGCTTTCATCATCTATCAGTAACAGCAAATATTATGCATGGGACTGCGGAGCTACATTTAAAGGCTACCTTCAGTATTATATTGATGCGGCGATTGAAAAGGGAGCAACACCTGTGCTCGTAACACCTGTATCCAGAATGTATTATGGTACAGATGGAAAGATCTATGATCACCACGATGCAACCGGAACAGATTATTTTGATACAGCAGAGTACGGACTTTCTAAACAAGAAAGATGCGACAGCTATGTAACAGCGGTTAAGGAAGTTTACGAAGAAAATAAGGATAAGGGCGTTTTACTTGTAGATGCTTATGCAGCAACAAGGAAAATGTTCGATGATGCTTATGCAGCATGCGGAAGTGATGAAAACGGCAAGGCCATCATGAATGTCACGAATGAATCCACTGATAAGACACATTCAAATAAGGTCGGCGGCTTCATCCAGGCAGCAGTATTTGCAGAGTGGATCCAGGATGCAGGACTTGATATTTCAAAATATGTAAAGAAGCCTGCAAGCGTTTATGGTGATGACAATACAGAGCAGTATATCTTTGAATTAGATGCTGACAGCAAGTTCAAGGCATATGACAACGACCACAACTACCAGGAGTACTGGACAGAAATAGGCCAGAAACTTCTTGATGAAGTTGCTGAAAAGCACGATAAGATAAACGCAGCAGTATCGGATAATAAGGCAGCTTCAGAGAATAAGGTACCATCGGAGAATAAAGCGCCTTCAGAGAATAAAGCGCCTTCAGAGAATAAGGCAGCTCCAGAGAATAAGGTACCATCGGAGAATAAAGCGCCTTCAGAGAATAAAGCGCCTTCAGAGAATAAGGCAGCTTCAGAGAATAAAGCAGCTTCAGAGAATAAAGCGCCTTCAGAGAATAAGGCAGCTTCAGAAAATAAAGCAACTTCTGAGAACGAAGCACCTGAAAAGACAGATGATAAGGAATCAACAGAAGAGAAGGATTCGACTGTAGAGGATGATAAGACTCTGACAGATGATGACAAGAAATCTGATGAAGAAAAAGATTCAGAATCAGATAAGGATGCTTCTGCGGACGAAGAAAAGAAGTCTGATAATAATAAGACAACATCAGATAATAATGTATCTGCAGATGAAAATAAAGACTCAGAGTCAGATAATGAAGCAGCCGCAGATGAGGATACAAGCTCAGATGCAGATAAGAGCGTTTCAGATGATAATGCAGCAGTTTCTGAAAATGAAGCTGAAGCTGCAAAGGCAGCAAATAAGCCTTATGGCGAAGTAAGTAAGACAGCAGAAGTTGACGGAATTTCAGTAAGCGTCAACTATTGCGAGAATATCCCTTATATGGGAGCTGCAGTTAAGTATGCAGAAGATCTCGGACTTTCAGTAAATATTGATGGACAGGAAATTCCTGCATCGGCTCTTAAGATCAAAGTAAAGGGCAAGAAGGGTGCCGGTAATCCGTTTACAGTACAGATCAAAGGCCTCAAGGGAGCTTATAATACCGCAAAATACAAGAAGGTAAAAGCTTCACTTAAGAAGATGGAGATCTCCGGAACACAGTATGCAATGACTGTAAAGAATGCAATTACAAGCAAGAGCTCTGCTTCAGAGTCCGGACAGGTTATGGTAAAAGTTAAAAAAGACGGCAGCAGCGTACAGAACGTTAAGCTTGTTGTTATTTACCACAACGCAAAGGGCGCAGCAAAGACAAAGCTCGTTAAAGTTAAGAAGTCTGATATCAGTAACTATGATTCAGCTGCAAAGACAATTACATTCAGTGGAAACCTGAGCGGTTCAGTTACAGTTCAGTAA
- the sfsA gene encoding DNA/RNA nuclease SfsA — protein sequence MNDHKAEVIYENTITAEFIKRNNRFTAEVLIDGRQETVHVKNTGRLSELLLQGAKVTLQKADDPSRKTQYDLISVYHPELEWVNIDSLVPNKLVKKLYIPKYDLVKAEYRYGNSRFDFYMEKAGEKYLTEVKGCTLSYDRSSRIGYFPDAPTERGIKHLKELAQAAQKGFHAAIAFVIQMNGIDRVVPNDQTHPEFGRALESAIKAGVNVKYYSCHVEADRIRIKDMK from the coding sequence ATGAACGATCATAAAGCAGAAGTTATATATGAAAATACAATAACAGCAGAATTCATTAAAAGAAACAATCGTTTTACAGCAGAAGTTCTGATAGATGGCAGGCAGGAAACGGTTCATGTAAAAAATACGGGACGCCTTTCCGAGCTGCTTCTTCAGGGAGCAAAAGTAACATTGCAAAAGGCGGATGACCCCTCGCGCAAAACACAGTATGATCTGATATCGGTATATCATCCGGAACTTGAATGGGTAAATATAGACAGTCTGGTTCCAAATAAGCTTGTAAAAAAACTATACATACCAAAATATGATCTTGTAAAAGCAGAATATAGGTATGGAAATTCAAGATTCGATTTTTATATGGAAAAAGCCGGCGAAAAATATCTTACAGAAGTCAAAGGCTGCACACTCTCTTACGATAGAAGTAGCAGAATAGGATATTTTCCGGACGCTCCGACAGAGCGTGGAATAAAGCATCTTAAAGAACTGGCACAAGCCGCACAAAAAGGCTTCCATGCCGCTATTGCATTTGTGATACAAATGAACGGGATTGACAGGGTAGTTCCAAATGACCAAACCCATCCTGAATTTGGCCGCGCGTTAGAGTCAGCAATAAAGGCAGGAGTAAATGTCAAATATTACAGCTGCCATGTCGAAGCGGATAGAATAAGAATAAAAGATATGAAATAA
- a CDS encoding aspartate dehydrogenase: MFFWKKIEKKFYDRDSKKPVIKVSICSGEQVAGFQDIHNGSFEDVMLIRDDADLRQFMEQYGILDAIERIY, encoded by the coding sequence ATGTTTTTTTGGAAAAAAATTGAAAAGAAATTTTATGACAGGGATAGTAAAAAGCCGGTAATTAAGGTGAGCATTTGTAGTGGTGAACAAGTTGCGGGTTTTCAGGATATCCATAACGGGTCTTTTGAGGATGTTATGCTGATCAGAGATGATGCAGATCTTCGTCAATTTATGGAGCAGTATGGAATTTTAGATGCTATTGAGAGAATATATTGA
- a CDS encoding GNAT family N-acetyltransferase has protein sequence MDYILREISKEDDADIAVIIRENLEKFGLDIPGTVYFDTGLDHLSELYINESRYYIAEAAGKVIGGIGFAPFILMSDTAELQKLYLSEDAKGSGIGYELVKFIEEKMRAAGFKYSYLETHDNLQAAIHIYQKSNYSEIERPKNVVHSGMTRFFRKKL, from the coding sequence ATGGACTATATTTTACGAGAGATAAGCAAAGAGGATGATGCAGATATTGCAGTGATCATTCGGGAAAATCTGGAAAAATTTGGTCTGGATATACCGGGAACAGTATATTTTGATACGGGTTTGGATCATCTGAGTGAATTATATATAAATGAGAGCCGGTATTATATTGCAGAGGCCGCGGGAAAAGTCATAGGTGGTATAGGTTTTGCGCCATTTATTCTTATGTCAGATACAGCTGAACTGCAGAAACTTTATTTATCAGAAGATGCAAAAGGAAGCGGGATCGGCTATGAACTTGTGAAATTTATAGAAGAAAAGATGAGGGCAGCGGGATTTAAGTATTCATACCTTGAAACTCATGATAATCTTCAGGCTGCAATACATATTTATCAGAAAAGTAATTATAGCGAAATTGAACGTCCAAAAAATGTTGTACACAGCGGTATGACAAGATTTTTCAGGAAAAAGCTTTAA
- a CDS encoding HD domain-containing protein, whose protein sequence is MRNTKDYKEMQEILRDIKSSSIIREMKKYKQHGKVSTYEHCKNVAKLSYDINRKFLLHADLRVLLLGAMLHDFYLYDWHNEDDGKHKLHGFTHAERARDNAMKYFDIDEKTGHVIYCHMWPLNLRRVPKTKEAWIVCIADKCVSLYETVFRR, encoded by the coding sequence ATGAGAAATACCAAAGATTACAAGGAAATGCAAGAAATACTTCGTGATATTAAATCAAGCAGCATTATCCGGGAAATGAAAAAATATAAACAGCATGGGAAGGTTTCTACCTATGAGCACTGCAAAAATGTTGCAAAACTAAGTTATGATATAAATAGAAAATTTTTGCTGCATGCAGACCTGAGAGTGTTGCTGCTCGGCGCGATGCTTCATGATTTTTATCTGTATGACTGGCATAATGAAGATGATGGAAAACATAAGCTTCATGGTTTTACGCATGCTGAAAGAGCACGCGATAACGCCATGAAATATTTTGATATAGATGAAAAAACAGGTCATGTAATATACTGTCATATGTGGCCGTTAAACCTAAGAAGAGTGCCGAAAACGAAAGAGGCGTGGATCGTATGTATTGCAGATAAATGCGTCTCTTTATATGAGACAGTATTCAGGAGGTAA
- a CDS encoding putative ABC transporter permease → MFVSRLLCLFVIYSLYGWVYETIYCTVKSQKWENRGFLFGPFCPIYGFGAVAISAIADKTTDMGIILSISQLFLISVIGSAVLEFVTSWTLEKIFHAIWWDYSMLPFNIQGRISLFTSLGFGAAGVVIVYYIAPFTEKVMDHLSPMITECLALIFLFIITVDLTLTVVALYHFERVVLNLEENFNNNMEAIVDNTVQQTNRVRMEIKEKGRDMNAQINLLGSYVKSAVYRVHSFRAVDKKFENAKNRLRSMINDTRGRSYRVKK, encoded by the coding sequence TTGTTTGTAAGCAGGTTATTATGTCTTTTTGTTATATACAGTTTGTATGGCTGGGTATATGAAACGATTTATTGTACGGTAAAAAGTCAGAAATGGGAAAACAGAGGGTTTTTATTTGGACCGTTTTGCCCTATCTATGGATTTGGTGCTGTTGCAATTTCTGCTATTGCTGATAAAACGACTGATATGGGGATCATACTGAGCATTAGTCAGCTTTTTCTGATATCAGTTATTGGAAGTGCGGTGTTGGAATTTGTAACTTCATGGACATTGGAGAAAATATTCCATGCCATATGGTGGGATTACAGTATGCTGCCTTTTAATATTCAGGGTCGTATCAGCCTTTTTACCAGTCTGGGCTTTGGCGCTGCCGGCGTGGTTATTGTCTATTATATTGCGCCGTTTACGGAGAAAGTTATGGATCATCTTTCACCAATGATCACGGAATGCCTTGCACTAATTTTTCTTTTTATAATAACGGTTGACCTGACATTAACAGTTGTAGCGCTATACCATTTTGAAAGGGTCGTTCTTAACTTAGAAGAAAATTTTAACAATAACATGGAGGCGATCGTTGACAATACAGTTCAGCAGACGAATCGTGTCAGAATGGAAATTAAAGAAAAAGGACGTGATATGAATGCCCAGATCAATCTTTTGGGAAGCTATGTTAAAAGTGCCGTATATCGTGTGCATTCATTCAGAGCTGTAGATAAAAAGTTTGAAAATGCCAAAAACCGTCTGCGTTCAATGATAAATGATACTAGGGGACGGAGTTATAGGGTCAAAAAATGA
- a CDS encoding helix-turn-helix transcriptional regulator, translating into MEDMKNFELECGNRCKRVGMIKGLTQEELAEKMGVSAKQISKLETLF; encoded by the coding sequence ATGGAAGATATGAAAAATTTTGAACTTGAGTGTGGAAATCGATGCAAACGTGTAGGGATGATAAAAGGGCTGACGCAGGAAGAACTGGCAGAAAAAATGGGGGTTTCTGCAAAGCAAATTTCTAAATTGGAAACGTTATTTTAA
- a CDS encoding methylglyoxal synthase gives MADTITLTIKKQKNIALIAHDGMKAELIQWCKDNAEILKRHFLCGTGTTARMITDATDLPVRGYNSGPLGGDQQIGAKIVEGKIDFVIFFSDPLTAAPHDPDVKALMRIVQVYDIPFANNKATADFLIHSTLMDEEYDHDVINFQQNIAHRAETLK, from the coding sequence ATGGCAGATACTATTACACTTACTATTAAAAAGCAGAAAAATATTGCACTGATCGCGCATGATGGAATGAAGGCGGAGTTGATCCAGTGGTGCAAGGATAATGCTGAAATACTTAAGAGGCATTTCTTATGCGGAACAGGAACAACGGCACGAATGATAACAGATGCTACAGATCTTCCGGTACGTGGTTATAATTCAGGCCCGCTCGGAGGTGACCAGCAGATTGGAGCCAAGATTGTAGAAGGAAAGATCGACTTTGTGATTTTCTTTTCTGATCCGCTGACAGCCGCTCCTCATGACCCTGATGTAAAGGCTCTGATGAGAATCGTTCAGGTCTATGACATCCCATTTGCAAATAATAAGGCAACGGCAGATTTCCTTATTCATTCGACTCTGATGGATGAAGAGTATGACCATGACGTGATCAATTTCCAGCAGAATATTGCTCATCGAGCTGAGACGCTTAAATAA
- a CDS encoding pyridoxamine 5'-phosphate oxidase family protein, translating into MRRKDREITDIDKILKITADCKFLHMALFDGEYPYIVPLHYGYSYDENENTFTFYMHGAKEGHKLDLIKENPNVCIEMETDVEPVSGGDIPCKYGSTYASVIGRGTAELVEDVDEKIHGLTLLMLNQTGRRFEMDEKMAASVAVIKVTIKDFSAKARVLNSK; encoded by the coding sequence ATGAGACGAAAAGACAGAGAAATAACTGATATAGATAAAATATTGAAAATAACTGCAGATTGTAAGTTTTTACATATGGCTTTATTTGACGGCGAATATCCCTATATAGTTCCGCTTCATTACGGATATTCGTATGATGAAAATGAAAACACTTTCACTTTCTATATGCACGGAGCAAAAGAAGGTCACAAGCTCGATCTGATAAAAGAGAACCCAAATGTCTGCATTGAAATGGAGACTGATGTAGAACCTGTTTCGGGCGGAGATATCCCCTGTAAATATGGCTCCACATATGCATCAGTAATCGGAAGAGGTACTGCCGAGCTTGTTGAAGATGTAGATGAAAAAATCCACGGCTTAACTCTCCTTATGCTTAATCAGACCGGTCGAAGGTTTGAAATGGACGAAAAAATGGCCGCTTCCGTTGCAGTAATAAAAGTGACTATTAAAGATTTCAGTGCTAAGGCCAGGGTGTTGAATAGCAAATGA
- a CDS encoding GNAT family N-acetyltransferase, translating into MIEYKFATIDDIDLLTKTRIEVLRAANKLDDSTDMSEVESSSRNYYRKSLADGSHTAILVMDGDKFIGAGGISYYEVMPTYHNPSGKKAYVMNMYTRPEYRRKGIARKTLDLLVNDAKSRGIECISLEATDMGKPLYENYGFTAMKSEMELL; encoded by the coding sequence ATGATAGAATACAAATTTGCAACAATAGATGATATTGACTTATTAACTAAAACAAGAATAGAAGTGTTGCGTGCAGCCAATAAGCTTGATGATTCAACTGATATGTCAGAAGTTGAATCATCATCCAGAAATTATTATAGAAAAAGTCTGGCAGATGGATCTCATACCGCGATATTGGTAATGGATGGAGATAAATTTATCGGTGCCGGCGGGATCAGCTATTATGAGGTTATGCCTACATATCATAATCCCAGCGGCAAAAAGGCTTACGTTATGAACATGTACACCCGGCCTGAATACCGAAGAAAAGGTATTGCCCGCAAAACGCTGGATTTACTAGTAAATGATGCTAAATCACGAGGAATAGAATGCATTAGTCTCGAAGCAACCGATATGGGAAAACCACTTTACGAAAACTATGGTTTCACAGCCATGAAATCAGAGATGGAATTACTTTAA
- a CDS encoding transposase: protein MPRNHRIMSSTGVYHIILRSINQHIIFEDDSDYQKFLFILKDCKKKYDIDIYAYCLMDNHIHMMIYAPSDKLSKFFQSFETRFVHWYNTKYLRFGHLFQDRFFSKPIECVKAFLSVLVYIHNNPVKANMCRYASEYRWSSYNAFYGAKDPLVNVLFSYNIAGTKEFLLNYFSKEPDDSDNSLFENDHREKDHFFTDEKALQIFKSVTNLSSTSAATYLTKVKRNEYVRQLKKEGLTVRQIARTMDISESTIKRICRNN from the coding sequence ATGCCAAGAAACCATAGAATTATGAGTTCAACAGGCGTATATCATATCATACTTCGTTCTATTAATCAGCACATCATCTTTGAAGACGATTCCGATTATCAAAAGTTCCTTTTCATTCTGAAAGACTGCAAAAAGAAATATGATATTGATATATATGCTTATTGTTTAATGGATAATCATATTCATATGATGATTTATGCACCTTCAGATAAACTATCAAAATTTTTTCAAAGCTTCGAAACAAGATTTGTTCATTGGTACAATACTAAGTATTTGCGTTTTGGACATCTCTTTCAGGATCGTTTCTTTAGCAAACCTATAGAATGCGTTAAAGCATTTTTGTCTGTACTTGTCTACATTCATAATAATCCGGTAAAAGCGAATATGTGTCGTTATGCATCAGAATATCGTTGGAGCAGTTATAACGCATTTTATGGAGCAAAAGATCCATTGGTTAACGTTTTGTTTTCATATAATATCGCGGGCACAAAGGAATTTTTGCTTAATTATTTTTCGAAGGAACCTGATGATTCAGACAACTCTTTATTTGAAAACGACCACCGAGAAAAAGATCATTTTTTTACTGATGAAAAGGCGCTTCAAATTTTTAAATCTGTCACCAATCTATCATCAACATCAGCAGCAACCTATTTAACGAAAGTGAAAAGAAATGAATATGTTAGGCAATTAAAAAAAGAAGGTCTAACGGTAAGACAAATAGCGAGAACTATGGACATTTCTGAATCCACAATTAAGAGAATATGCAGAAATAATTGA